In the Maribacter sp. MJ134 genome, one interval contains:
- a CDS encoding SDR family NAD(P)-dependent oxidoreductase, with the protein MDLQLRNRTAFISGSTAGIGYAVARILVGEGATVILNGRTQEKLGLAVQQLQDEFPKETILGLPADFSKVSEVERLLKKLPDIDILVNNVGIYRAASFFEATDDDWQQQFEINVMSGVRLSRTILPRMMTNNWGRILFISSECATLVPEDLIPYSMTKTALLAVSRGLAQLTKGTGVTVNSVLPGSTLSEGAEQFLENTARKEGKTKDEIASAFFSEVRTSSLLQRFAGLDEVANTIAYLASPLSSATNGAAIKVDGGSMGGIL; encoded by the coding sequence ATGGATTTACAATTAAGGAATAGAACGGCCTTTATTTCCGGGTCAACTGCCGGTATAGGTTACGCTGTGGCCAGAATATTGGTAGGGGAAGGAGCAACGGTAATCTTAAACGGTAGAACACAAGAAAAACTAGGGTTGGCGGTACAGCAACTACAGGATGAGTTCCCTAAGGAAACCATACTTGGACTACCTGCAGATTTCAGCAAGGTGTCAGAGGTAGAGCGATTGCTGAAAAAACTACCGGATATTGATATTTTGGTGAATAATGTTGGGATTTATAGAGCAGCTTCATTTTTTGAAGCCACGGATGACGATTGGCAACAACAATTTGAAATTAATGTGATGAGCGGTGTACGTTTATCCAGAACCATATTACCAAGAATGATGACCAATAATTGGGGGCGTATTTTATTCATTTCCAGCGAATGTGCCACTTTGGTACCCGAGGATTTAATTCCGTATAGCATGACCAAAACTGCGCTTTTAGCCGTTTCACGGGGATTGGCACAGCTCACTAAAGGTACCGGGGTAACGGTGAATAGTGTTTTACCGGGGTCCACTTTATCCGAGGGAGCGGAACAATTCTTAGAAAATACGGCACGTAAGGAAGGTAAAACAAAAGATGAAATAGCGTCTGCTTTTTTCTCGGAGGTAAGAACATCTTCTTTATTACAGCGCTTTGCAGGGCTTGATGAGGTGGCCAATACCATTGCCTATTTGGCAAGTCCCCTTTCTTCCGCAACGAACGGTGCCGCTATTAAGGTAGATGGCGGTAGTATGGGCGGAATTTTATGA
- a CDS encoding Dabb family protein codes for MTRTRQVFAIILMSCFLLTSCNEAKDKKNETTVVEPEVTSEEMKKEEKELLRHMVIFKFKDDASEEAVARLNDSFNDLPNHIPVIKDFEWGLNDSPENFHQDFTHCYMITFHSEKDRDSVYTPHPKHQEFVASLQPHLEKVFVVDYWAK; via the coding sequence ATGACAAGAACACGACAAGTATTCGCTATTATTTTAATGAGCTGTTTTTTATTGACATCCTGTAACGAGGCAAAAGACAAAAAAAATGAAACCACGGTTGTTGAACCTGAAGTAACATCTGAAGAAATGAAAAAAGAAGAAAAAGAACTATTAAGACATATGGTCATTTTTAAATTTAAGGATGATGCTAGCGAGGAAGCTGTTGCCAGGCTCAACGATAGTTTCAATGATTTGCCGAACCACATACCGGTCATCAAAGATTTTGAGTGGGGCTTAAACGATAGCCCGGAGAATTTTCACCAAGATTTTACACACTGTTATATGATAACTTTTCATTCAGAAAAGGACAGGGACAGTGTGTATACACCGCACCCCAAACACCAAGAATTTGTAGCCAGCCTGCAACCTCATCTAGAAAAGGTATTTGTAGTAGATTATTGGGCGAAATAA
- a CDS encoding SulP family inorganic anion transporter, with protein MRKYLNLFDFKQKVDYKTEILSGLTVALALVPEAIAFALIPGFSPLTGLYAAFILALVTSILGGRPGMISGATGAVAVIFVGLILELKRNFPGIEPDTILNYVFATVIIAGILQILAGVLRLGKFIRLVPHPVMFGFVNGLAIIIFMAQFPNFYVKGTETLLSGSSLYIMLGLTLVTMLIIWGLPKLTKAVPSSLVAIVVVSAIVIGFGVDTLTVADTMREGESIKGGFPPLSIPQLPFTLETFKIIIPYAAIVAGVGLIESLLTLNIIDEITETRGSGNKECVAQGTANILSGFLSGMGGCAMIGQSLINTSSGARARLSGITAAVMLLVFIMFGSSLIERLPMAALVGLMFMVAIGTFEWASFKTFRKMPNSDVVVMVLVTLITAITHNLAVAVLLGVIISALAYSWENAKRIRARKRVDENGVKHYEIYGPLFFGSTTLFAEKFDVQNDPDEVIIDFQESRVADMSGIEALNKITERYAKAGKKVHLRHLSKDCIQLLADAEDIIDVNVMEDPTYKVAVDKVAKKKDNEGDNPFKIWGL; from the coding sequence GTGCGTAAGTATCTTAATTTATTCGATTTCAAGCAAAAAGTAGATTACAAGACTGAAATTCTTTCCGGATTAACCGTTGCTTTGGCATTGGTACCAGAGGCTATCGCTTTTGCATTGATTCCTGGATTTTCTCCATTAACGGGACTTTATGCCGCATTTATATTGGCTTTGGTCACCTCTATTTTGGGTGGCCGCCCCGGAATGATATCCGGTGCAACAGGAGCGGTGGCGGTAATCTTTGTAGGATTAATACTGGAACTAAAACGTAATTTTCCGGGAATTGAACCGGACACCATTCTAAACTATGTATTTGCAACCGTAATTATTGCGGGAATCCTGCAGATTTTGGCGGGAGTTTTACGACTAGGGAAATTTATTCGTTTGGTACCGCATCCGGTTATGTTCGGCTTTGTAAACGGTCTGGCCATCATCATCTTTATGGCGCAGTTCCCTAATTTTTATGTAAAAGGGACGGAAACCCTTTTAAGCGGTAGTTCACTGTACATTATGCTCGGCTTAACCTTGGTAACCATGTTGATTATTTGGGGTCTTCCAAAACTGACCAAAGCGGTACCCTCCTCCTTAGTGGCTATCGTCGTAGTATCTGCAATCGTAATCGGTTTTGGCGTAGATACCTTAACCGTGGCCGATACCATGCGCGAAGGAGAGAGTATTAAAGGTGGTTTTCCACCACTGTCCATTCCACAATTACCATTTACACTAGAGACATTTAAGATTATTATCCCTTATGCAGCCATTGTAGCAGGTGTAGGTCTAATAGAAAGTTTGTTGACCCTTAATATTATCGACGAAATTACGGAGACCCGTGGTAGTGGCAATAAAGAGTGTGTAGCGCAGGGAACCGCGAATATCCTTTCTGGATTTCTATCGGGAATGGGTGGCTGCGCCATGATCGGACAAAGTTTGATCAACACTTCATCTGGCGCGCGGGCAAGACTCTCAGGAATTACGGCCGCTGTAATGCTATTGGTATTCATTATGTTCGGTTCTAGTCTCATAGAGCGTTTGCCCATGGCAGCGTTAGTAGGTCTTATGTTCATGGTGGCCATCGGTACTTTTGAATGGGCAAGTTTTAAGACCTTTCGTAAAATGCCCAACTCCGATGTGGTAGTAATGGTCTTGGTAACCTTGATTACGGCAATTACTCACAATTTAGCGGTAGCGGTATTATTGGGAGTAATTATTTCTGCCCTTGCCTATTCTTGGGAGAATGCCAAGCGCATTAGAGCTAGAAAGCGTGTGGATGAAAATGGCGTTAAACATTATGAAATTTATGGCCCTTTGTTCTTTGGGTCTACGACCTTATTTGCGGAGAAGTTCGATGTGCAAAATGATCCTGATGAGGTAATTATCGATTTTCAAGAAAGTCGTGTTGCGGACATGTCGGGCATCGAGGCCTTGAACAAGATTACGGAGCGTTACGCAAAGGCCGGCAAAAAAGTACATCTAAGACATTTGAGCAAGGACTGTATACAGCTTTTGGCAGATGCAGAGGATATCATTGATGTGAACGTCATGGAAGACCCCACTTATAAGGTAGCGGTAGATAAGGTGGCCAAGAAAAAAGACAATGAAGGGGATAACCCCTTTAAAATTTGGGGATTGTAG
- a CDS encoding DsbA family protein — MQEEKIKIDIVSDVACPWCYVGKRRLEAALKEWKGVPVEIAWHPFQLDPTIPAEGLDRVTYLTNKFGDLERVQGMTDRLTEVGAEEGITFNFGDKWLAVNTLPLHQLLHVAGEEGFKDALKERFLKAYFDENLHLNQAEILIEIMSEFGWEAEKTTSILSDDTIAYAVKQEIAHYQQRGVTGVPFFIINDKYGISGAQPKSVFLDAFAQVAPLQILNEGESCDPSTGAC; from the coding sequence ATGCAAGAAGAAAAGATAAAAATAGATATCGTATCCGATGTGGCCTGTCCTTGGTGTTATGTGGGTAAACGACGATTAGAAGCCGCGCTAAAGGAATGGAAAGGTGTTCCTGTTGAGATAGCATGGCATCCTTTCCAGTTAGACCCTACCATACCTGCCGAAGGTCTGGACAGAGTTACCTACCTTACCAATAAATTCGGAGATTTGGAACGGGTACAAGGGATGACGGACCGCCTAACCGAGGTTGGTGCCGAAGAAGGCATTACCTTTAATTTTGGGGATAAATGGCTTGCGGTAAATACCTTGCCTTTGCATCAATTATTACATGTAGCGGGAGAAGAAGGATTTAAGGATGCCCTTAAAGAGCGATTCTTAAAAGCTTATTTTGATGAAAACCTTCACCTTAACCAAGCTGAGATTTTAATAGAAATCATGAGCGAATTTGGTTGGGAAGCTGAAAAAACTACAAGTATTCTTTCCGATGATACTATTGCTTACGCTGTAAAACAGGAAATTGCACATTACCAGCAACGTGGTGTAACTGGAGTGCCTTTCTTTATCATTAACGATAAATACGGTATCAGCGGTGCCCAGCCCAAAAGTGTGTTCCTAGATGCTTTTGCCCAAGTTGCTCCGCTTCAAATATTAAACGAGGGAGAAAGTTGCGACCCTAGCACTGGAGCATGTTAA
- a CDS encoding SH3 domain-containing protein, with protein sequence MTTSSRIFLFALLFIGLCSCKDNATSQNNVAVKDSVATAKTAITKDFKDQKRYVIAPNGLSLRKEASLESEKLTTMPLGSEVVLLEKGGPKILEVEHIKGKMLKLGYDGLVGYAFSGYLSPIRLRSADESTEAYILNLKETFPDIHFESRPTDPDFHEGAIDTYTLPVTNWHEAFYLVAGIYELPKSLGFPNPKGPDKELLEEPNKPEEVWSSDMGITRTNNTLTKIVYSYRAEGFGYSVEITRPDNTDFRIEYLVFVD encoded by the coding sequence ATGACAACAAGCTCAAGAATATTTTTATTCGCACTCCTTTTTATAGGACTGTGTTCCTGTAAAGACAATGCTACATCACAAAACAATGTAGCTGTAAAAGATAGTGTAGCAACAGCGAAAACAGCTATTACAAAGGACTTTAAGGATCAAAAGAGATATGTTATAGCACCGAACGGATTAAGTCTGCGTAAGGAGGCTTCCTTGGAAAGTGAAAAACTGACGACCATGCCCTTAGGTAGTGAAGTAGTGCTCTTAGAAAAAGGTGGACCCAAAATTCTAGAAGTAGAACACATAAAAGGTAAGATGTTGAAACTTGGTTATGACGGGCTGGTAGGTTATGCCTTTAGTGGTTACCTCTCCCCTATACGGTTGCGTTCAGCTGACGAAAGTACCGAGGCATACATCCTAAACCTGAAAGAAACGTTCCCCGACATACACTTTGAAAGTAGACCTACGGACCCTGATTTTCATGAGGGTGCTATTGATACGTATACCCTGCCTGTTACTAATTGGCATGAAGCCTTTTACTTGGTAGCGGGTATCTATGAGTTACCCAAATCACTTGGCTTTCCCAATCCCAAAGGACCGGATAAAGAATTATTGGAAGAACCGAACAAACCAGAGGAGGTATGGTCCAGTGATATGGGCATCACCCGAACGAACAATACCCTGACCAAAATAGTATACAGCTATAGGGCAGAAGGTTTTGGGTATTCTGTGGAAATCACAAGACCGGACAATACGGATTTTCGAATAGAATATTTGGTATTCGTAGATTAG
- a CDS encoding phosphoglyceromutase produces the protein MKKVFTMLTVLLVMTHGLMAQDENTKVVLITLDGLRWQELFRGADSLLLTNTDYVSDTTNLKEQFWREDAEERREALFPFLWSYAVKTGQLHGNRTLGSKMNLSNTLWFSYPGYNEILSGAADDVRITSNDKMPNPNKTVLEIANSTTKYRDKVAAFASWDVFPYIVNEVRSGVPVNAGFDLAEDNDLTEREKFLNQLQPKVPSPWATVRLDAFTHYYAMEYMKKNHPELVYIAYGETDDFAHDGDYAAYLNAAHNTDSLLAELWEGTQADPFYKDNTLFLITTDHGRGTQPLETWKGHGASVTGAGEVWLIAFGKGVAAKGEVSVDEQWYSHQVAPTILKALHLRGGMEQMQGKPFVLD, from the coding sequence ATGAAAAAAGTGTTCACCATGCTCACCGTACTCCTTGTAATGACCCATGGGCTCATGGCACAAGATGAAAATACCAAAGTGGTGTTAATCACCTTAGACGGACTGCGTTGGCAGGAGCTTTTTAGGGGTGCCGATTCACTTCTGCTTACAAATACGGATTATGTAAGCGATACTACAAATTTAAAAGAACAATTTTGGCGAGAGGATGCGGAGGAACGTAGGGAAGCTCTTTTCCCTTTTTTATGGTCTTATGCTGTTAAAACCGGACAGCTACACGGCAATAGAACATTAGGGAGTAAAATGAACCTGAGCAATACACTGTGGTTCAGTTATCCGGGATATAACGAAATCCTATCTGGAGCTGCGGATGATGTGCGCATTACCAGTAATGACAAAATGCCCAATCCCAACAAGACGGTATTGGAAATTGCGAACAGCACTACAAAGTATCGTGATAAAGTTGCTGCTTTTGCCAGTTGGGACGTGTTTCCGTATATCGTAAACGAGGTGCGTTCCGGGGTGCCGGTTAATGCGGGGTTTGATTTGGCGGAGGATAATGACCTTACGGAACGGGAAAAATTCCTGAATCAGTTACAACCAAAAGTGCCTAGTCCATGGGCAACCGTTCGGTTAGATGCTTTTACGCATTATTATGCCATGGAATATATGAAAAAGAACCATCCGGAATTGGTGTATATCGCCTATGGTGAAACCGATGATTTTGCACATGACGGTGATTATGCCGCCTACCTGAACGCGGCTCATAATACCGATAGCTTGTTGGCGGAATTATGGGAAGGCACACAGGCCGACCCATTTTACAAGGATAATACGCTCTTTTTGATTACCACGGACCATGGGCGGGGCACGCAACCGTTAGAAACTTGGAAAGGGCATGGTGCTTCCGTTACCGGTGCTGGCGAAGTTTGGCTCATTGCCTTTGGTAAAGGGGTAGCTGCCAAAGGCGAAGTTTCTGTGGACGAACAGTGGTATAGCCACCAAGTGGCACCTACTATTTTAAAGGCCTTGCACTTAAGAGGTGGTATGGAACAAATGCAAGGTAAGCCCTTTGTCTTGGACTAG
- a CDS encoding TlpA family protein disulfide reductase: MKKRKFTFSDALFVIFIGLLLFPQTRTPIQVALNKVRVAIFSPSVMDGEERTQLQPFKYEVLTLNGKRQSVPVGNGKITFISYWATWCPPCIAELPSIQKLYADYGEEVTFLLLTNEKPGTVQRFLEKKALDLPVFIPQMKTPEALNETSIPTSYVLDQKGKIIIKETGAADWNSKRVRQLLEGLLQK, translated from the coding sequence ATGAAAAAACGGAAATTTACTTTTAGTGACGCACTATTTGTAATCTTTATAGGGCTGTTGCTTTTTCCACAAACCCGAACGCCCATTCAGGTAGCTTTGAACAAAGTGCGTGTAGCCATATTTTCCCCTAGTGTGATGGATGGAGAAGAACGCACCCAACTACAACCGTTTAAATATGAAGTGTTAACGCTGAACGGCAAGCGGCAATCCGTTCCGGTAGGCAATGGAAAAATCACTTTTATCAGCTATTGGGCCACGTGGTGTCCACCCTGCATAGCCGAATTGCCAAGTATACAGAAGTTATACGCCGATTACGGGGAAGAGGTCACGTTTTTATTACTCACCAATGAAAAGCCCGGGACCGTACAACGATTTTTGGAAAAGAAGGCTTTGGACCTACCTGTTTTTATCCCTCAAATGAAGACCCCAGAAGCCTTAAATGAAACTAGTATTCCTACGAGTTATGTGTTGGACCAAAAAGGTAAAATCATCATCAAGGAAACTGGTGCGGCCGACTGGAACAGCAAACGGGTACGGCAGCTCCTTGAAGGTCTGTTACAAAAATAG
- a CDS encoding ATP-binding protein gives MKEFSKRRVRLVFILSLLTTVISALWFFLAKSLDLHELSLYIGATVPFFITAAIISKVGNLTLARFIYLIAFNISVAITSSFIGKAGSVEFILMFAMALPFVFFSFRREKSYIVIFPALSMTLWFLLYLTDFNLFTVTKMDTSLADKYIYPVSLFTTAVLVTYQLIFFCLINARFYSNIQEQREDAIEASNAKSQFLSMMSHEIRTPMNAIIGLSHILGDTNPRPDQVENIEALNYSGKILLNLLNNVLDYSKMETRGVELDAIPTNVMTAVKQIKKIHEPGCLSKGITFNLEVDEELPTVHLDIVRLNQVINNLVTNAIKFTKTGSVTLRISKQEDRDGHVCMRTEIIDTGIGITKEQQENIWQPFTQASVSTNRLYGGTGLGLPIVKAVVEAMGSTVQIESELDKGSRFYFDLELKAIAKESQNHSSGKKERNLNGRRILLVEDNKINIMVGKQILEKANLVVDVAYDGLMAVNMVKKNDYCAVLMDIQMPVMDGYTSSMEIRKFNTELPILALSASVFIEVKSKIEKSGMNGFIFKPFDPEDLYNRIEEVMDIPLAS, from the coding sequence ATGAAGGAATTCTCTAAACGTCGGGTAAGACTCGTATTTATACTTTCTCTTTTAACCACGGTCATTTCGGCGCTATGGTTCTTTTTAGCTAAAAGCTTGGATTTACACGAGTTGAGCCTTTATATTGGGGCAACCGTACCATTTTTTATAACTGCTGCAATCATCTCTAAGGTCGGTAACCTCACCCTCGCGCGTTTTATTTATCTCATAGCTTTCAATATCAGCGTTGCCATTACTTCTTCTTTTATTGGAAAGGCGGGTAGTGTTGAATTTATATTGATGTTTGCCATGGCCTTGCCTTTTGTCTTCTTCTCGTTCAGACGTGAAAAAAGCTATATCGTCATTTTCCCGGCCTTATCCATGACACTTTGGTTCCTGCTTTATCTTACGGATTTTAATTTGTTTACCGTCACAAAGATGGATACCTCACTTGCGGACAAGTATATTTATCCCGTATCCCTTTTCACTACTGCGGTTCTAGTCACCTATCAATTGATATTTTTCTGTTTGATTAACGCCCGTTTTTATTCCAACATACAAGAGCAACGGGAAGATGCCATTGAAGCTTCCAATGCCAAGTCCCAATTTTTGAGTATGATGAGTCATGAAATCCGAACGCCCATGAATGCCATTATAGGACTCTCCCACATTCTGGGTGATACCAATCCTAGACCAGACCAAGTAGAAAATATAGAAGCATTAAATTACTCTGGAAAAATACTTTTGAATTTACTGAACAATGTGCTGGATTACAGTAAGATGGAAACTAGGGGTGTGGAACTGGACGCTATTCCCACGAATGTTATGACGGCGGTAAAACAGATAAAAAAGATTCATGAGCCGGGTTGTTTAAGTAAAGGAATCACGTTTAACTTAGAGGTAGACGAAGAACTTCCCACGGTGCATTTAGATATTGTACGTTTGAATCAGGTGATCAATAACTTGGTCACCAATGCTATAAAGTTCACGAAGACAGGAAGTGTCACCCTAAGAATTTCAAAACAAGAAGACCGTGACGGACATGTTTGTATGCGTACCGAAATTATAGATACAGGTATTGGGATTACTAAAGAACAACAGGAGAACATATGGCAGCCATTCACCCAGGCCTCAGTGAGTACAAATCGTTTATACGGCGGCACCGGACTTGGTCTTCCTATAGTAAAAGCCGTAGTAGAAGCTATGGGATCTACCGTACAAATTGAAAGTGAATTAGATAAAGGCAGTCGGTTTTACTTTGATTTAGAACTAAAAGCAATCGCTAAAGAATCGCAAAACCACAGTAGCGGAAAAAAAGAGCGCAATCTAAACGGCAGAAGAATACTGCTTGTGGAAGACAACAAAATAAACATCATGGTCGGCAAGCAGATATTGGAAAAGGCCAACTTGGTGGTAGATGTGGCCTATGATGGCCTAATGGCGGTAAACATGGTCAAAAAGAACGACTACTGCGCCGTACTTATGGATATTCAAATGCCGGTAATGGATGGGTATACCTCTTCGATGGAAATAAGAAAATTCAATACGGAATTACCAATTTTGGCCTTGTCCGCATCGGTGTTTATTGAGGTAAAGAGTAAGATAGAGAAGAGTGGTATGAACGGCTTTATCTTTAAACCTTTTGACCCGGAAGACCTTTATAATAGAATCGAAGAAGTGATGGATATACCGCTAGCTTCGTAG
- a CDS encoding DUF2188 domain-containing protein produces the protein MTKNSSSKSWITILIELVDVFFKSSREGNRKRTWHQHVVPYEDDWAVRREGNKRITSKHRKQSTAINKAKTIARKHEADVIIHRADGTIRDRIPYD, from the coding sequence ATGACTAAAAACAGCAGCTCCAAATCTTGGATTACCATTTTAATAGAACTGGTAGACGTATTTTTTAAGAGCTCGCGAGAGGGCAATAGGAAAAGAACTTGGCACCAACATGTAGTGCCTTATGAGGACGACTGGGCGGTACGGCGTGAGGGCAACAAAAGAATCACCTCCAAACACCGCAAACAAAGCACGGCCATTAACAAAGCCAAAACCATTGCCAGAAAACACGAGGCCGATGTTATTATCCACAGGGCAGACGGGACCATTCGTGACCGTATTCCCTACGATTAA
- a CDS encoding ATP-binding protein, translated as MRNQLIFLYGILFLSGLSIFAQEEDSLLMDIKLLNESGQYRQTLRLHLNRNTQNADYYILIGKAFEGLNQEDSAFHYYKLAKNNFQKNNKFREVALLNLEIASVLESQNNLKENTQYFDEFWDYAIETNDTNLLAQGYNYKGRVSFLNEDAFVPKNYFEKAFELFKNNGNSKMAINNLMNIGVVYSNRLKKNDSARVYYFKAIELLKKDGQHLQNTNQFHDLLNNIGNSYRRDKNYSKALEFYKQAETLQVKKYHAKTKKILFSNMDATYYHLGDFEKAYDYLYKYDSIKDVINLVNQNTTISDIQEKYDNEKLRADNLVIEKKRIQNRNWLIAASLALLFGAGIAILLQKNTTKKRQLAEQEALLKQERVDNLLKEQELVSIDAMIEGQEKERQRVANELHDDLGSLMATIKLHFDNSKTSKKDPSLQNAEKLLEEAYQKVRGMAHSKNSGVMSSQGLLPTIKKMAQVITETNALQVTVEDFGMGERLENSLELNLFRMVQELVANVIKHADASTVSIQLTQHEDNLNIIIEDNGKGFDRSKIDTGKTGMGLTTIEKRVEHLEGNFTVDSILGKGTSILIDIPV; from the coding sequence ATGCGTAATCAATTGATTTTTCTATACGGAATCCTTTTTTTGAGCGGATTGTCAATATTCGCTCAAGAAGAGGATTCTCTTTTAATGGATATTAAGCTTTTAAATGAATCTGGGCAGTATAGGCAAACGTTACGACTACATCTGAATAGAAATACACAAAATGCTGATTATTATATTTTGATTGGAAAAGCTTTTGAAGGTTTAAACCAAGAAGATTCAGCATTTCATTATTATAAATTAGCCAAGAATAATTTTCAGAAAAATAATAAATTCAGAGAAGTAGCCCTTTTAAATCTAGAAATTGCGAGCGTTTTAGAAAGTCAAAATAATTTAAAAGAAAACACGCAGTATTTCGATGAATTTTGGGATTATGCAATTGAGACAAATGACACTAATTTATTAGCACAAGGGTATAACTATAAGGGTCGGGTTTCTTTTCTTAATGAAGACGCTTTTGTACCAAAGAATTATTTTGAAAAGGCTTTCGAGTTGTTTAAGAATAATGGTAATTCAAAGATGGCTATCAATAATCTTATGAATATCGGAGTCGTTTATTCTAATCGCCTAAAGAAAAACGATAGTGCTCGGGTCTATTATTTCAAAGCTATAGAGTTATTAAAAAAGGATGGGCAACATTTACAAAACACGAATCAATTTCATGATTTATTAAATAATATTGGCAATAGTTATCGCAGAGATAAAAACTATTCCAAAGCACTTGAATTTTATAAACAGGCCGAAACTCTTCAGGTAAAAAAATATCATGCTAAGACAAAAAAAATCTTGTTTAGTAATATGGATGCCACATATTACCACCTAGGCGATTTTGAGAAAGCTTATGATTATTTGTACAAATATGATTCTATTAAAGACGTCATCAACCTTGTAAATCAAAATACTACAATCTCCGATATTCAAGAAAAGTACGATAATGAAAAATTACGGGCTGATAATCTAGTTATTGAAAAGAAAAGAATTCAAAATCGCAACTGGCTTATCGCGGCGAGCTTAGCTTTACTCTTTGGGGCTGGTATTGCCATCCTCCTTCAAAAGAATACCACCAAAAAACGCCAATTGGCAGAGCAGGAAGCCCTGTTGAAGCAGGAACGAGTAGACAACCTGTTGAAAGAACAGGAGTTGGTCAGTATTGATGCGATGATTGAAGGGCAAGAAAAGGAACGCCAACGGGTAGCGAACGAACTCCATGACGATTTGGGCAGCCTCATGGCCACAATAAAGCTCCATTTTGACAATTCCAAAACGAGCAAAAAAGACCCCAGTTTACAAAATGCCGAAAAGCTTTTGGAAGAAGCCTACCAAAAAGTTCGGGGCATGGCCCATAGTAAAAATTCCGGTGTTATGAGCAGTCAAGGGCTTTTGCCCACCATTAAAAAAATGGCTCAGGTGATTACAGAAACCAATGCGCTTCAAGTAACAGTAGAAGATTTTGGAATGGGTGAACGTTTGGAAAATTCCTTGGAGCTCAACCTGTTTCGTATGGTACAAGAACTGGTGGCCAATGTCATTAAACATGCCGATGCCAGTACCGTAAGCATACAGCTAACCCAGCACGAGGATAACCTTAATATCATCATAGAAGATAATGGCAAGGGCTTTGACCGTTCTAAAATAGATACGGGCAAAACAGGCATGGGCCTCACCACTATAGAAAAACGTGTAGAACATTTAGAAGGCAACTTTACCGTAGATAGCATCTTGGGCAAAGGCACTTCCATTTTAATAGATATTCCCGTATGA
- a CDS encoding response regulator, translating into MITVAIAEDHQALIDGIKSYVKYEDDITVIGHANNGEELLALVRARRPKIVLCDIRMPILDGIEATKIILKEQPETKVVAFTMFDQEEAVQQMLAAGAQGYLLKNSSLDVVLEAIRSVASGKTYYDKKIHLPATEKNSSKSVLSSRERQILQLIAKGKTSHQIADQLFIGKSTVDTHRKNMIRKLGLSGAGELLRYAVERKYEF; encoded by the coding sequence ATGATTACCGTAGCCATAGCCGAAGACCACCAAGCCCTTATAGACGGCATAAAATCCTATGTAAAGTATGAGGATGACATTACCGTCATTGGTCATGCGAACAATGGAGAGGAATTGCTCGCGCTCGTACGCGCAAGGCGACCCAAAATAGTGCTTTGCGATATTCGTATGCCTATTTTAGATGGTATAGAAGCCACGAAAATCATCCTAAAAGAACAACCCGAAACAAAGGTCGTAGCTTTTACCATGTTCGACCAAGAAGAAGCTGTACAACAAATGTTGGCCGCTGGGGCGCAAGGCTATTTACTCAAGAATAGCAGCTTGGACGTGGTGTTGGAAGCCATACGCTCTGTTGCTAGTGGCAAAACCTATTACGATAAAAAAATACACCTACCGGCGACCGAAAAGAATAGCTCTAAAAGTGTGCTCTCCTCTAGGGAACGACAGATACTACAACTCATTGCCAAGGGCAAAACCAGTCACCAAATTGCGGACCAACTTTTTATTGGTAAAAGCACCGTGGATACCCATCGTAAAAATATGATACGTAAACTGGGCCTAAGCGGTGCTGGTGAGCTACTGCGCTATGCTGTGGAGCGGAAGTATGAGTTTTAG